In Deltaproteobacteria bacterium, one DNA window encodes the following:
- a CDS encoding helix-turn-helix domain-containing protein — MRPAHAGFASRARRRTPGLRREEVAYLAGISPEYYTQLEQARGRHPSRTVLERLARALGLSGQERALLFEHAGIAAGYPQRPIATPGPTVLHLVSRLTDTSVTVHDAQLDVIAWNPLAAALLGDFATLAPERRNLARRFFFPRPSEPPHFLLTGGEQYGAYLVSKLRLAAVRYPEAPAVRELVNELQASRDFRELWASDAAFVPPRHLVKTTNHPRVGYLELDCMVLRVPEDDQEIVLFSAKPGSVSAQRLRALASSVPGG, encoded by the coding sequence ATGCGGCCCGCCCACGCCGGCTTCGCGTCGCGCGCGCGCCGGAGGACCCCGGGGCTTCGCCGCGAGGAGGTGGCGTACCTCGCAGGGATCTCGCCCGAGTACTACACCCAGCTCGAGCAAGCCCGCGGCCGCCACCCGTCGCGCACGGTGCTCGAGCGGCTGGCTCGCGCCCTGGGGCTCTCGGGCCAGGAGCGGGCGCTGCTCTTCGAGCACGCGGGGATCGCCGCCGGCTATCCCCAGCGGCCCATCGCCACGCCCGGCCCGACCGTGCTCCACCTCGTCTCCCGCCTCACGGACACCTCGGTGACGGTTCACGACGCCCAGCTCGACGTCATCGCCTGGAATCCCCTGGCCGCGGCGTTGCTCGGCGACTTCGCGACGCTCGCGCCCGAGCGCCGCAACCTCGCCCGCCGGTTCTTCTTCCCGCGACCGAGTGAGCCGCCGCACTTCCTGCTGACCGGCGGAGAACAGTACGGCGCGTACCTGGTCTCGAAGCTCCGGCTCGCTGCGGTCCGGTACCCCGAGGCTCCAGCCGTCCGCGAGCTCGTGAACGAGCTGCAGGCCAGCCGCGACTTCCGGGAGCTGTGGGCTTCGGATGCGGCGTTCGTGCCCCCGCGCCACCTGGTGAAGACCACCAATCACCCGCGGGTGGGGTACCTCGAGCTCGACTGCATGGTGCTCCGGGTGCCTGAGGACGACCAGGAGATCGTGCTGTTCTCGGCCAAGCCCGGGTCGGTCTCGGCCCAGCGGCTGCGTGCGCTCGCGTCATCCGTGCCTGGAGGATAG
- a CDS encoding SDR family oxidoreductase, protein MHKNRVALVTGANQGIGLQIVKELAAEGLTVLLGSRQVERGLEAAKSLEGDVRVIQLDVTDPASVAAAATRIRSELGRLDILVNNAAISHAGKRHGQSLAEHAAHTRPSNVSLAEMRAVWETNVFGALAVYQAMLPLLREAPFASIVNVSSGMGSLTLSQDPKTFWRPMFGPTYSASKTALNALTLAMAIELEATPIKVNAVSPGYTKTSLNDFTGTDSVEEGAAEAVRVALLGPDGPTGLFTHAKMGKLPW, encoded by the coding sequence ATGCACAAGAATCGCGTCGCCCTCGTCACCGGTGCCAACCAGGGCATCGGACTCCAGATCGTGAAGGAGCTCGCCGCCGAAGGACTAACCGTTCTCCTCGGGTCGCGCCAAGTGGAGCGCGGGCTCGAGGCGGCAAAGTCCCTCGAGGGCGACGTGCGGGTGATCCAGCTCGACGTGACCGACCCCGCCTCGGTGGCCGCCGCGGCCACGCGCATTCGCAGCGAGCTCGGACGCCTGGACATCCTCGTGAACAACGCGGCGATCTCGCATGCCGGGAAGCGCCACGGCCAGTCCCTGGCCGAGCACGCGGCGCACACCCGTCCGAGCAACGTGTCGCTGGCCGAGATGCGCGCCGTCTGGGAGACGAACGTCTTCGGGGCGCTGGCGGTGTACCAGGCCATGCTCCCGCTCCTGCGCGAGGCGCCCTTCGCGAGCATCGTGAACGTCTCGAGCGGCATGGGCTCGCTCACGCTGAGCCAGGATCCCAAGACGTTCTGGCGGCCGATGTTCGGCCCCACGTACTCGGCCTCCAAGACCGCGCTCAACGCGCTCACGCTGGCCATGGCCATCGAGCTCGAGGCCACGCCCATCAAGGTCAACGCGGTGTCGCCGGGCTACACCAAGACCTCTCTCAACGACTTCACCGGTACGGACAGCGTCGAGGAGGGAGCGGCCGAGGCGGTGCGGGTGGCCCTGCTCGGGCCCGATGGGCCGACGGGCCTCTTCACCCACGCGAAGATGGGAAAGTTGCCCTGGTAG